From Nevskia ramosa DSM 11499, the proteins below share one genomic window:
- a CDS encoding phytoene desaturase family protein produces the protein MVDAVHDVILIGAGHNGLVCAATLAAAGKRVLVLERSAVVGGACITEEIAPGYRASTASYLISLLLPEVVQELELARHGYQVLARNPSSFTPLPDGRSLLMGPDEVLNHREIAKFSARDAAAYPRYEAWLTRIAECIEPLLSEPPADLLPLPASWRKRSLFARLRELRRSRRLYQALRAMGDELPQAIALLTGAARPILDRWFESDVLKATLATDAVIGAQQPISAPGTGYVLLHHVMGTASGARGVWGYVEGGMGAVTQAMAAAARERGVEIRCNAEVAEILVEGGQATGVRLADGKVIRAKTVVSNATPEVTFRKLLAAGSLPKLFDEAVARIDYASASMKINLAVSELPDFAALPGKAEVGPQHRGTIHISPTMEYLEAAYDDARRGLPSTEPILELTIPTSVDKTLAPPGHHIVQMFVQYAPYKLAEGLNWEALRGPFADRCIAAVNAYAPNFAASVLHRQVLTPLDLERRFALTGGNIFHGSMALHQLFSMRPVPGWADYRTPLPGLWLCGAGTHPGGGVTGAPGRNCARELLRTL, from the coding sequence ATGGTCGATGCCGTGCATGACGTGATCCTGATCGGCGCCGGCCACAACGGTCTGGTCTGCGCGGCGACGCTTGCTGCAGCCGGCAAGCGGGTGCTGGTGCTGGAGCGCAGCGCCGTCGTTGGCGGTGCCTGCATCACCGAGGAAATTGCACCGGGCTATCGCGCGTCGACGGCCTCCTACCTGATCAGTCTGCTGCTGCCCGAGGTGGTGCAGGAACTGGAACTCGCGCGCCATGGCTATCAGGTGCTGGCGCGCAATCCGTCGTCGTTCACGCCGCTGCCCGACGGCCGTTCCTTGCTGATGGGGCCGGATGAAGTTCTGAACCATCGTGAGATCGCTAAGTTCTCGGCGCGCGATGCGGCGGCTTATCCGCGCTATGAAGCCTGGCTGACACGGATCGCCGAATGCATCGAACCGCTGCTATCGGAGCCGCCGGCCGATCTGCTGCCGCTGCCGGCTTCATGGCGCAAGCGCAGTCTGTTCGCGCGGCTGCGCGAGCTGCGCCGCAGCCGCCGGCTGTATCAAGCGCTGCGCGCGATGGGCGATGAACTGCCGCAGGCGATCGCGCTGCTGACCGGTGCTGCGCGGCCGATCCTCGATCGCTGGTTCGAGTCCGACGTGCTGAAGGCGACCTTGGCCACCGACGCGGTGATCGGCGCCCAGCAACCAATCTCCGCGCCCGGCACCGGCTATGTGCTGCTCCATCACGTGATGGGCACCGCGAGCGGTGCGCGCGGTGTCTGGGGCTATGTCGAAGGCGGCATGGGTGCGGTGACGCAGGCGATGGCGGCAGCGGCGCGCGAGCGCGGTGTCGAGATCCGCTGCAACGCCGAGGTTGCCGAGATCCTTGTCGAAGGCGGGCAGGCGACGGGCGTGCGACTGGCCGATGGCAAGGTGATCCGGGCCAAGACGGTGGTCTCGAATGCCACGCCCGAAGTGACGTTTCGCAAGTTGCTGGCGGCCGGTTCGTTGCCAAAGTTATTTGATGAGGCCGTTGCCCGCATCGACTACGCCAGCGCTTCGATGAAGATCAATCTCGCGGTGTCCGAACTGCCGGACTTCGCCGCGCTACCGGGCAAGGCCGAAGTCGGGCCGCAGCATCGCGGCACCATCCATATCAGCCCGACGATGGAATACCTCGAAGCGGCTTACGACGATGCGCGGCGTGGTCTGCCTTCGACGGAGCCGATCCTCGAACTGACCATCCCTACCTCGGTCGACAAGACGCTGGCGCCGCCGGGTCATCACATTGTCCAGATGTTCGTGCAGTACGCGCCCTACAAGCTTGCCGAAGGGCTTAATTGGGAGGCGCTGCGCGGGCCGTTCGCCGATCGCTGCATCGCCGCCGTCAATGCCTATGCGCCGAACTTCGCCGCGTCGGTGCTCCATCGTCAGGTACTGACGCCACTCGATCTGGAGCGTCGTTTCGCGCTCACCGGCGGCAACATCTTTCACGGTTCGATGGCCTTGCATCAGCTGTTCTCGATGCGGCCGGTGCCGGGCTGGGCGGACTACCGCACGCCATTGCCGGGACTGTGGCTCTGCGGGGCCGGCACGCATCCCGGCGGTGGCGTGACCGGCGCTCCCGGCCGCAACTGCGCACGTGAGCTGCTGCGGACGCTTTGA
- a CDS encoding YaeQ family protein, which yields MALKATIFKAQLQIADMDRNYYAEHALTIARHPSETDERMMVRVLVFALHAHERLELGKGLSDPDEPDLWRKDLTGLIEEWIELGQPDEKNIIRACGRAGQVFVYGFNRAAEPWWQTAEAKLARAKNLSVRRISSSGDATLTQLAQRTMQLHCTIQDGQVWLGDGERTVAVEIATLR from the coding sequence ATGGCCCTCAAAGCCACCATCTTCAAGGCCCAGTTGCAGATCGCCGACATGGATCGCAACTACTACGCCGAACACGCGCTGACCATCGCCCGGCACCCCTCGGAGACCGACGAACGCATGATGGTTCGCGTGCTGGTATTCGCGCTGCATGCTCACGAACGGCTGGAACTCGGCAAGGGCTTGAGCGACCCGGACGAGCCGGACCTGTGGCGCAAGGATCTGACCGGGCTGATCGAGGAATGGATCGAGCTGGGCCAGCCGGACGAGAAGAACATCATCCGCGCCTGCGGCCGGGCCGGGCAGGTGTTCGTCTACGGTTTCAACCGCGCTGCCGAGCCCTGGTGGCAGACGGCGGAAGCGAAGCTTGCACGAGCGAAGAATCTGTCGGTGCGGCGGATCAGCAGCAGTGGTGATGCCACCTTGACCCAGCTCGCGCAGCGGACCATGCAGCTGCACTGCACGATCCAGGATGGTCAGGTCTGGCTCGGCGACGGCGAGCGCACCGTCGCGGTTGAAATCGCGACCCTGCGCTAG
- the aroC gene encoding chorismate synthase has translation MSGNTFGKLFCVTSFGESHGVAIGCVVDGCPPGLELSEADIQPDLDRRKPGTSKYVTQRKEADQVRILSGVYQGKTTGTPIALLIENTDQRSYDYDKIKDVFRPNHADYAYTQKYGFRDPRGGGRSSARETAVRVAAAAIAKKWLQQKFGIEIRGWCAQIGEHAMTVKDWAQVEQNPFFCGDVTMIPTLEAYIDQLRRDGDSVGARVNVIATKVPPGLGEPVFDRLDAELAFGLMSINAVKGVEIGDGFGVINQRGTEGRDEMTPEGFLANHSGGVSGGISTGQDIVCSIAIKPTSSITTPGKTIDSDGNATEMRTTGRHDPCVGIRATPIAEAMVALVLMDHALRQRGQNGDVVVGTPDISR, from the coding sequence ATGTCCGGCAATACCTTCGGCAAGCTGTTCTGCGTCACCAGTTTCGGCGAATCACATGGCGTGGCGATCGGCTGCGTCGTCGACGGCTGTCCGCCCGGCCTGGAACTTAGCGAGGCGGACATCCAGCCTGATCTCGATCGCCGCAAGCCCGGCACCTCGAAGTACGTCACCCAGCGCAAGGAAGCCGACCAGGTCCGCATCCTGTCCGGCGTCTATCAGGGCAAGACCACCGGCACGCCGATCGCGCTGCTGATCGAAAACACCGATCAGCGCAGCTACGACTACGACAAGATCAAGGATGTGTTCCGCCCCAACCACGCGGACTACGCCTACACCCAGAAATACGGCTTCCGCGACCCGCGCGGCGGCGGCCGATCGTCAGCCCGCGAAACCGCCGTGAGAGTCGCTGCCGCCGCGATCGCCAAGAAATGGCTGCAGCAGAAATTCGGCATCGAGATCCGCGGCTGGTGCGCGCAGATCGGCGAGCATGCGATGACGGTCAAGGACTGGGCGCAGGTCGAACAGAACCCGTTCTTCTGCGGCGACGTCACGATGATCCCGACGCTGGAGGCTTACATCGATCAGCTGCGCCGTGACGGCGATTCGGTCGGCGCCAGAGTCAACGTCATCGCTACGAAAGTGCCACCGGGTCTCGGCGAACCGGTGTTCGATCGCCTCGACGCCGAACTGGCCTTCGGGCTGATGAGCATCAACGCGGTGAAAGGCGTCGAGATCGGCGACGGCTTCGGCGTGATCAACCAGCGCGGCACGGAAGGCCGCGACGAGATGACGCCGGAAGGCTTCCTCGCCAATCACTCGGGTGGCGTTTCGGGCGGTATCTCGACCGGTCAGGACATCGTCTGTTCGATCGCGATCAAGCCGACATCAAGCATCACCACGCCGGGCAAGACCATCGATTCGGACGGCAACGCGACCGAGATGCGGACGACGGGGCGACATGATCCCTGTGTGGGCATTCGGGCTACGCCGATTGCGGAGGCGATGGTGGCGCTGGTGTTGATGGATCATGCGCTGAGGCAGCGGGGGCAGAATGGGGATGTGGTGGTGGGGACGCCGGATATTTCGCGTTAG
- the prmB gene encoding 50S ribosomal protein L3 N(5)-glutamine methyltransferase: MSDTAAIPSAIPATLAPLTTVRDLIRWGASEFNRHGLVFGHGTDNALDEAFHLVLSSLKLPFDLPAVYLETHLAEDERATALNLLRQRVETRKPAPYLTGISYFCGLEFEVDERALVPRSPIGEMIEAQFQPWLPRDPETILDLCSGSGCIGIAAAFAFPEATVDLAEIDDGALDVMARNIIRHHVKDRVRPVVGDLFAPVGKKRYDLIVSNPPYVPTAEWAALAPEFQHEPKRALEAGADGMDIVERILNDAPTYLTDHGVLICEIGGSDDEFEARFPGIPVAWPEFDKGGDGVFVITREELSEWLRARKRRK, translated from the coding sequence ATGTCCGATACCGCTGCCATCCCTTCAGCTATCCCCGCCACCCTGGCTCCGCTGACCACCGTGCGCGACCTGATCCGCTGGGGCGCCTCCGAGTTCAACCGTCATGGCCTGGTCTTCGGCCACGGCACCGACAATGCACTCGACGAAGCGTTTCACCTGGTGCTGTCGAGCCTGAAATTGCCGTTCGACCTGCCGGCGGTCTATCTCGAAACCCATCTGGCCGAGGATGAGCGCGCCACTGCGCTGAACCTGCTGCGCCAAAGGGTCGAGACCCGCAAGCCGGCGCCGTACCTCACCGGCATTTCATACTTCTGCGGCCTGGAATTCGAGGTCGACGAACGGGCGCTGGTGCCGCGTTCGCCGATCGGCGAAATGATCGAAGCGCAGTTCCAGCCCTGGCTGCCGCGTGATCCGGAAACCATCCTCGATCTGTGCTCGGGTTCCGGCTGCATCGGCATCGCCGCCGCGTTCGCATTTCCGGAAGCGACCGTCGACCTCGCCGAGATCGACGACGGCGCGCTCGACGTCATGGCCCGCAACATCATTCGCCATCACGTCAAGGATCGCGTTCGCCCGGTGGTTGGCGATCTGTTCGCCCCGGTCGGCAAGAAGCGTTACGACCTGATCGTCAGCAATCCGCCGTATGTGCCAACTGCCGAATGGGCCGCACTGGCGCCCGAGTTCCAGCACGAGCCGAAGCGGGCGCTGGAAGCCGGTGCCGACGGCATGGACATCGTCGAGCGCATCCTCAACGACGCGCCGACCTATCTGACCGACCACGGCGTGCTGATCTGCGAGATCGGCGGTTCCGATGACGAATTCGAAGCCCGCTTCCCCGGCATTCCGGTCGCCTGGCCGGAGTTCGACAAAGGCGGCGATGGCGTCTTCGTCATCACCCGCGAAGAACTCAGCGAATGGCTGCGCGCGCGCAAGCGCCGCAAGTAA
- a CDS encoding DMT family transporter: protein MRAGFFYAVAACFGWAFAFIGPLILGDWPGLAVAAGRYIAYGAASVVTLWLLHRRGRTRLRDAKLWRESLLLTLFGNLLYYALLSVAVQKAGYVMPTLIIGLLPVTVSLAARIRHRLPITPRYGWALLLIAAGLWLARAPQVDAVGDSHVTSSDELIGWLCAAGSTLLWTIYGVINAERLRARPGMSGMQWSSLQGAAALPFALLLFAATKPAVVHGLNDWLLFIAVSLFLGLVTSWAANTLWNLSSTRLPPSLLGQMIVFETIGGIAYGAIWTGAWPATTVLVGTAVLIVGVVVALSERQPALAPA, encoded by the coding sequence GTGCGCGCCGGATTCTTCTATGCAGTCGCCGCCTGCTTTGGCTGGGCGTTCGCGTTCATCGGTCCGCTGATCCTTGGTGACTGGCCGGGACTGGCCGTTGCGGCCGGCCGTTACATCGCTTACGGCGCGGCTTCCGTGGTGACGCTCTGGCTGCTGCATCGTCGTGGCCGCACGCGCTTGCGCGATGCAAAGCTGTGGCGGGAATCGCTGCTGCTGACCTTGTTCGGCAACCTGCTGTACTACGCGTTGCTCAGTGTGGCGGTGCAGAAGGCTGGTTACGTGATGCCGACGCTGATCATCGGTCTGCTGCCGGTCACCGTGTCGCTGGCGGCGCGCATCCGCCATCGCCTGCCGATCACGCCGCGCTATGGCTGGGCGCTGCTGCTGATCGCCGCGGGACTGTGGCTGGCGCGGGCGCCGCAGGTCGATGCGGTTGGCGATAGCCATGTGACGAGTAGCGATGAGCTGATCGGCTGGCTGTGCGCTGCGGGCTCGACCTTGCTGTGGACGATCTATGGCGTCATCAATGCCGAGCGTCTGCGCGCGCGTCCCGGCATGAGCGGCATGCAGTGGTCGTCCTTGCAGGGGGCGGCGGCGCTGCCGTTCGCGCTGCTGCTGTTTGCGGCGACCAAGCCGGCAGTGGTGCATGGCTTGAATGACTGGCTGTTGTTCATCGCCGTCAGCCTGTTCCTCGGTCTGGTGACGTCCTGGGCCGCGAATACCTTGTGGAACCTGTCGAGTACGCGCTTGCCGCCGTCGCTGCTCGGCCAGATGATCGTCTTCGAGACCATCGGCGGCATCGCCTATGGCGCGATCTGGACCGGTGCCTGGCCGGCAACCACCGTGCTCGTCGGCACCGCGGTGCTGATCGTCGGCGTGGTCGTTGCATTGAGCGAAAGACAGCCGGCATTGGCGCCGGCCTGA
- the asd gene encoding archaetidylserine decarboxylase (Phosphatidylserine decarboxylase is synthesized as a single chain precursor. Generation of the pyruvoyl active site from a Ser is coupled to cleavage of a Gly-Ser bond between the larger (beta) and smaller (alpha chains). It is an integral membrane protein.) — MTTTTTAPASDASLGDHLFAAVQRCLPTRALSALMYRIAEIDSPGFKNGFIKAFMRGYPIDLSEAERETVEEYRHFNDFFTRALKRGARPMPSDPNLLASPVDGRISQLGAIRDGRIFQAKGHDYTAAELLADAELAKAFDGGSFATIYLAPHNYHRVHIPFGGKLRSWTYVPGRLFSVNPATARAMPRLFSRNERMVAIFDTAFGPMAVVMVGALFVGGVETVWGGRLTPPHSRAATPFHHQPDATVALARGDEMGRFHMGSTVVLLAPRGALDWQANLAAGDTLRLGQPLAQVLQHAVA, encoded by the coding sequence ATGACTACGACCACCACCGCACCCGCTTCCGACGCCAGCCTCGGCGACCATCTGTTCGCCGCCGTGCAGCGCTGCCTGCCGACGCGGGCGCTGTCGGCGCTGATGTACAGGATTGCCGAGATCGACAGCCCGGGCTTCAAGAACGGGTTCATCAAGGCCTTCATGCGCGGTTACCCGATCGACCTCAGTGAAGCCGAGCGGGAAACGGTCGAGGAATACCGGCATTTCAATGATTTTTTCACTCGCGCGCTGAAGCGCGGCGCAAGGCCGATGCCCTCGGACCCGAACCTTCTGGCCAGCCCGGTCGATGGCCGGATCAGCCAGCTCGGGGCGATCCGCGATGGCCGGATCTTCCAGGCCAAGGGCCACGACTACACGGCTGCCGAACTGCTGGCCGACGCCGAACTCGCGAAAGCCTTCGACGGCGGCAGCTTCGCGACCATCTATCTGGCGCCGCACAACTATCACCGCGTGCATATTCCCTTCGGCGGCAAGCTGCGCTCGTGGACCTACGTGCCGGGCCGCCTGTTCAGCGTCAATCCGGCGACGGCGCGAGCGATGCCCAGGCTGTTCTCGCGTAACGAGCGGATGGTCGCAATCTTCGATACCGCGTTCGGGCCAATGGCTGTGGTGATGGTCGGCGCGCTGTTCGTCGGCGGGGTCGAAACCGTCTGGGGCGGGCGTCTGACACCCCCGCACAGCCGCGCCGCGACGCCGTTCCACCATCAGCCGGATGCCACCGTGGCGCTGGCTCGTGGCGATGAGATGGGCCGCTTCCACATGGGCTCCACCGTGGTGTTGCTGGCACCGCGGGGCGCGCTGGACTGGCAAGCGAACCTTGCGGCCGGCGACACGTTGCGCCTGGGTCAGCCACTGGCCCAGGTCCTGCAACACGCCGTGGCATGA
- a CDS encoding SCO family protein — protein sequence MAFAVLGGIFSGMFLLRPQVVEISSGTLLKTPRVIEPFVLTSATGAPFTNADLAHHWTLVFAGFTFCPDVCPTTLAELKAVQAKLGDDAAKVRILFLSVDPGRDTPEKIASYLKFFSPDFLGATGDDAALETLGKNLGYVYAKVPGATPDSYTVDHSTALILINPQGQVAGYLTPPFKPDAMAADLRKLVAQSN from the coding sequence GTGGCGTTCGCGGTGCTGGGCGGCATCTTCAGCGGGATGTTCCTGCTGCGTCCGCAGGTGGTCGAGATCAGCTCCGGCACCTTGCTGAAAACACCGAGAGTCATCGAACCGTTCGTGTTGACCAGCGCCACCGGCGCGCCGTTCACCAACGCCGATCTCGCCCATCACTGGACCCTGGTGTTCGCCGGCTTCACCTTCTGCCCGGATGTCTGCCCGACCACGCTCGCCGAGCTGAAAGCCGTGCAGGCCAAGCTGGGCGACGACGCTGCGAAAGTCCGCATCCTGTTCCTGTCCGTCGATCCGGGCCGGGACACGCCGGAGAAGATCGCCAGCTATCTCAAGTTCTTCAGCCCGGATTTTCTCGGCGCCACCGGCGACGATGCCGCGCTGGAAACGCTGGGCAAGAACCTTGGCTACGTCTACGCAAAGGTGCCGGGCGCGACCCCGGATAGTTACACCGTCGATCACTCGACCGCGCTGATCCTGATCAACCCGCAGGGCCAGGTGGCCGGCTATCTGACGCCGCCGTTCAAGCCCGATGCGATGGCCGCAGACCTGCGCAAATTGGTCGCCCAATCGAACTGA